TCGGTAATTGGGGTTGTGCTTTAGAATATTTATAATATCCAAACTGCAAACAACCATTAATACCATAATCTGATAAAAAATGTACTATACGTTCTTCTGAATTGATATTCATTTTGTATAAAAAAATAAGGTAGTACAAATTTAGAAGATTTATTAAGATGTTTTATTCATCTTTGGATAAAATCAATACTATAAAATGAACACTACAAAAAATGAGTTTTTAACCAACGGGTATACCAAAATAGATCAACTTTTTGATAACACAGAAGCCGAAAAATTGTTAGAGATCTACAATAGTGTATTGAATGATAAGGAAAAAACAACGCACTTAAGAAGTGATTTGGCAGGGTTGGATGATACTAGTAAAGCAATTGAGCGGATTACTCAGATCATGAGACCAAGTTTGGTAATCCCAAAAATATTAGATCATATCGCGTATAAAAAGGCATTACACTACGCAAAAGAACTGCTGGGAGATGATATGGAATTAGATTTTGATATGCTTATTAATAAAGCACCTCGTACTAATACTCCAACCCCATGGCATCAAGATGCTGCTTATTGGATAAATTTACCCGA
This region of Aquimarina spinulae genomic DNA includes:
- a CDS encoding phytanoyl-CoA dioxygenase family protein — protein: MNTTKNEFLTNGYTKIDQLFDNTEAEKLLEIYNSVLNDKEKTTHLRSDLAGLDDTSKAIERITQIMRPSLVIPKILDHIAYKKALHYAKELLGDDMELDFDMLINKAPRTNTPTPWHQDAAYWINLPDKRAVSCWIALDNVYESNGCMWFLPVPDQRILKHNNLPNGGALYCDTDTTNAIPAPLQVGGCTFHDGFTLHYSKGNTTNSQRRALILNFRPKEMIRLERNQGIDHTGVRKQRS